Proteins encoded together in one Nostoc sp. PCC 7524 window:
- the crtB gene encoding cyanoexosortase B: MALQQHIKNRNTAQLFSIGILALLMLLYAPVLIHWVDGWLHKTISIEHEYFSHGLIGLPFAAYLSWKHRKQWQRLPDQTHFLGVALLVIGGIFYLSGVTEWVNLSLPAILAALCLWFKGIPGLRLQWFPLLLVFLATPTAMPYLIAPYTFPLQSFIAGTAGFILNQSGMEVVVEGINIYIAGRIVEVAPYCAGLKMLFTTIYVSLMLLYWTGALSSRQTTIWFLSIAVVISIIANIIRNTLLSFFHGTGQEAAFTWLHDSWGGDLYSALMLLSLVPLLNWMDQYLSAPIDTSEAGDRGES, translated from the coding sequence ATGGCACTTCAGCAACATATTAAAAATAGAAACACAGCCCAATTGTTCAGCATAGGGATTTTAGCCCTTTTGATGCTGCTGTATGCTCCTGTTTTAATCCATTGGGTGGACGGATGGCTACACAAAACGATTAGCATTGAACACGAATACTTCAGCCACGGGCTGATCGGTCTGCCATTTGCTGCTTACTTAAGTTGGAAGCATCGGAAACAGTGGCAACGGTTGCCAGATCAAACCCATTTCTTGGGCGTAGCTTTACTGGTAATTGGGGGAATTTTTTATTTAAGCGGTGTTACAGAATGGGTTAATCTTTCATTGCCCGCTATATTGGCTGCTCTTTGCCTGTGGTTTAAAGGTATCCCAGGCTTACGATTACAATGGTTCCCTCTGCTATTAGTGTTTTTAGCTACCCCCACAGCAATGCCTTACCTGATTGCTCCTTACACTTTCCCTCTCCAAAGTTTCATTGCAGGTACAGCAGGCTTCATCTTGAATCAGTCTGGCATGGAAGTAGTTGTTGAAGGTATCAATATCTATATCGCTGGCAGAATTGTGGAAGTGGCTCCCTACTGTGCAGGGCTGAAAATGCTATTTACGACTATCTACGTCAGTTTAATGCTGCTGTATTGGACAGGTGCTTTATCTTCACGCCAAACAACAATTTGGTTTTTATCTATTGCTGTTGTCATTAGCATTATTGCCAATATTATTCGTAATACTTTACTTAGTTTCTTTCACGGCACAGGTCAAGAAGCCGCATTTACATGGCTACACGATAGTTGGGGCGGTGATCTCTACTCTGCTTTGATGCTACTTTCATTAGTACCTCTGCTCAATTGGATGGATCAATATTTATCAGCACCTATAGACACTTCAGAAGCAGGGGATAGAGGGGAGAGTTAA
- a CDS encoding cyanoexosortase B system-associated protein, translated as MISLSKFIREKRLTYVVVLVLLLLLLAVGAVPGYLTGKWSWKQPPPVTNLKALKEIRAKGLTLPGWKTIEQVEQQVGEHKWSLQLLQQDSSQNRVILLLLPQNGPKDQPEIEWTDISGWGKFRWGKWDEAQERSAQLMIKDSPKSANTPTKVEARFFRVSTNQETFAVLQWYALPNGGYASPLRWFLADQVAQWQKQRVPWVAVSILVPMEPLGDVETTWPLAQSIGEIVQTTLMAGAFNTTQ; from the coding sequence ATGATTTCCTTATCTAAGTTCATTAGAGAAAAGCGGTTGACTTATGTAGTTGTGTTGGTGTTGTTGCTACTGTTATTGGCAGTAGGAGCAGTTCCCGGATACCTCACAGGAAAATGGTCATGGAAACAACCACCACCAGTTACTAACCTCAAGGCATTAAAAGAAATACGTGCTAAGGGGTTAACTTTGCCGGGATGGAAAACTATTGAACAAGTAGAACAACAGGTTGGTGAACATAAATGGTCTTTGCAACTCCTTCAGCAAGACAGCTCACAAAACAGAGTTATCTTGCTGCTGTTACCGCAAAATGGACCCAAAGATCAGCCGGAAATCGAATGGACAGATATTAGCGGCTGGGGCAAATTTCGTTGGGGTAAATGGGATGAAGCTCAAGAACGTTCTGCTCAGTTGATGATCAAAGATTCACCTAAATCGGCAAATACTCCAACAAAAGTTGAAGCTAGATTCTTTCGTGTTTCTACAAATCAAGAAACCTTTGCTGTCTTACAATGGTACGCTTTACCAAATGGTGGTTACGCATCCCCTTTGCGCTGGTTTTTGGCAGATCAAGTAGCACAATGGCAAAAACAACGTGTGCCTTGGGTTGCTGTCAGTATCCTGGTTCCTATGGAACCTTTAGGTGATGTGGAAACTACTTGGCCTCTAGCACAGTCTATTGGTGAAATAGTACAAACTACATTGATGGCAGGTGCTTTCAATACAACTCAATGA
- a CDS encoding polysaccharide biosynthesis/export family protein, whose protein sequence is MLIVTNFYMRAFSALCFASVQAGIFLNTVQPVVAQTSPPSGELPVQFPSPPPETELLPASGNNEISPQFNRYLLGPGDVINVTFERPAGPYRLGPGDGISVIVQRFPDLSFQSTINLEGNIIVPLLETVPLQGLTLQEAQEKIRLLLNRYVINPVVVLALTAQRPDLSFQAQVSPEGNIVVPQVGIVSVQGLSLEEAQEKIRLSLSRIVVNPMLVVSLATPRPVQVTISGEVFRPGIYGIASSIPRVADALLTAGGSTIGADLRQVQVRRRLMDGSTIAQNIDLYGTLQNDGSLPSLRLQDGDAIIVPRREIGTDDGYDRNLVARSSLAVPQIRIRVLNYAAGGVVTQALPNGSSFVDALGGINLDTANLRDIALVRFDAERGKAVTQKLDAKKALAGDVSQNVPLQDNDVIVVGRNLIGRITNFLSTITQPFFNIRSFLNFFENFGGGN, encoded by the coding sequence ATGTTAATAGTGACTAACTTTTATATGCGTGCATTTAGCGCCCTTTGCTTTGCCAGTGTTCAAGCGGGGATTTTCTTAAATACTGTTCAACCTGTAGTTGCTCAAACTTCACCGCCTTCAGGGGAATTACCAGTGCAGTTCCCTTCACCTCCACCAGAGACCGAGCTTTTACCTGCTAGCGGAAATAACGAAATTTCTCCCCAATTCAACCGTTACTTGTTAGGTCCAGGGGATGTTATTAACGTCACCTTTGAACGTCCGGCTGGTCCTTATCGCTTAGGACCAGGAGATGGAATTAGTGTTATTGTGCAACGCTTTCCAGATTTAAGCTTTCAATCGACGATTAACCTGGAAGGCAATATCATTGTGCCACTACTAGAAACAGTGCCACTGCAAGGTTTAACTTTGCAAGAAGCACAAGAAAAAATTCGCTTGTTACTCAATCGTTATGTAATTAATCCTGTTGTGGTGTTAGCGTTGACGGCGCAGCGTCCTGATTTGAGTTTTCAAGCTCAAGTTAGTCCCGAAGGCAATATTGTAGTGCCACAAGTCGGAATTGTCTCTGTACAAGGCTTAAGTTTAGAAGAAGCACAAGAAAAAATCCGCTTGAGTTTAAGCCGCATTGTAGTCAATCCGATGTTGGTGGTGTCACTAGCAACTCCCCGTCCGGTGCAAGTAACTATCAGTGGGGAAGTTTTTCGACCAGGGATTTATGGTATTGCTTCATCAATACCCCGTGTTGCTGATGCTTTGCTCACAGCCGGTGGTTCTACCATCGGTGCTGACTTGCGACAGGTGCAGGTGCGTCGTCGGTTGATGGATGGTTCGACAATTGCTCAAAACATTGATTTGTACGGAACATTACAAAATGATGGGTCGCTACCTAGCTTACGCTTGCAGGATGGTGATGCCATTATTGTGCCACGCCGTGAAATTGGTACAGATGACGGTTACGATCGCAATTTAGTTGCTCGTTCCTCTTTAGCCGTACCGCAAATTAGAATTCGAGTGTTAAATTACGCTGCTGGAGGAGTTGTTACTCAAGCACTGCCTAACGGTAGTAGCTTTGTCGATGCCTTGGGAGGAATTAATCTAGATACTGCCAACCTCCGAGATATTGCTTTAGTAAGGTTTGATGCGGAACGAGGAAAAGCTGTCACCCAAAAATTAGATGCGAAGAAGGCTTTGGCTGGTGATGTCTCTCAAAATGTGCCACTGCAAGATAATGATGTGATTGTAGTTGGTCGCAACCTAATTGGGAGAATTACGAATTTTCTTAGCACTATTACTCAGCCATTTTTCAATATTCGGTCGTTCCTGAATTTCTTTGAAAACTTCGGCGGCGGCAATTAA
- a CDS encoding GumC family protein, protein MTPPIVKRYIIAFEKYKWIGLASFALVIAGSTVVAIQPDPPTTYVADGALTYSRPPVSFSATGSEIQQQGQELNEQVLLSDQLVENVATKLKIKPQTIGSSVAIKLPRKNPRTGQLESNIIDLKYRDSNSKRAQEVLLELMQAMVKLSSDINTGRLTAIIEKINERIPQARSELQAAEQKLELYDRRERPAILAAENGSLLSAVTNSQNQQRLIQQTVAGIDAQIRSLQEKLGLNVDQAYVSSALSADPIIANLRNQIYQTESQIALLRKDLRPEHPTMIQLQRQKQATEELLQQRAAEVMGGGGTAAPLAGSITGIRTQSNLDPARQQLANQMVALQTQRETLQQQLAQQVREEMQLRQEYSQIPNKQLERSRLEQEVALKKAVYDQMQTKLTDARTAEAETVSSFSIAKLPSVTADTPKRKSVPLTLGVGGFLGFLVGGGVIFLLGALEGTFRTREDIRDSLKQRETLLLGEIPLMPVDDLPPEGIPVVLSPDSLYLEFYEKLRSNLRRIGGKNLKVVLMTSTSSQEGKTTSAYNLGVAAARAGKRTLIIETDLRSPSRCLSLKVNPDPDATIEPLRYYGSLSECIRLVPDVENLYIIPSPGPVRQSAAILESSEIRRLMEDVRERYDLVILDTNPLSLSNDPLLIQPYSDGIVLVARPNYTQENMLGEAIDQLVEDELGLLGVIINGADITVSLPPSAESLSDDVSGAENQEESEQISVGVSNN, encoded by the coding sequence ATGACCCCACCAATTGTTAAACGCTACATTATCGCTTTTGAAAAATACAAATGGATTGGATTAGCCAGCTTTGCTTTAGTGATAGCGGGGTCAACAGTGGTGGCTATCCAGCCAGATCCACCAACTACTTATGTAGCAGATGGCGCATTGACCTACTCTCGTCCACCAGTTTCATTCTCTGCTACTGGTAGTGAAATTCAGCAACAGGGACAGGAACTAAACGAACAAGTGTTACTATCAGACCAGTTGGTGGAAAATGTGGCAACAAAACTTAAGATTAAACCGCAAACGATCGGTTCCAGTGTTGCTATCAAGCTACCGAGAAAAAACCCCCGTACTGGGCAATTAGAATCGAACATTATTGATCTAAAGTATCGTGATAGCAACTCTAAGCGCGCTCAAGAAGTGTTACTGGAATTGATGCAGGCAATGGTCAAGCTCAGTAGTGATATTAATACTGGGCGATTAACAGCAATTATTGAAAAAATTAATGAACGCATACCCCAGGCTAGGTCAGAATTGCAAGCGGCTGAACAGAAATTAGAACTATACGATCGCCGCGAACGACCTGCTATATTAGCAGCCGAAAATGGTAGTTTACTGAGTGCAGTAACTAATAGCCAAAATCAGCAACGACTCATTCAACAAACTGTTGCTGGGATTGATGCCCAAATTCGCAGTTTGCAAGAAAAATTGGGGTTAAATGTCGATCAAGCTTATGTTTCTTCGGCCTTAAGTGCTGACCCCATCATTGCCAATTTACGCAACCAGATTTATCAGACGGAATCACAAATAGCTTTGCTACGTAAGGATCTGCGACCAGAACACCCAACTATGATTCAGTTGCAGCGTCAAAAACAAGCCACTGAGGAATTGTTGCAACAACGAGCAGCTGAGGTGATGGGTGGTGGTGGAACAGCCGCACCTTTAGCGGGTAGCATCACTGGTATTCGCACCCAAAGTAATCTCGATCCAGCCAGGCAGCAACTAGCAAACCAGATGGTGGCTTTGCAAACCCAGCGAGAAACCCTGCAACAACAACTAGCGCAGCAAGTTCGAGAAGAAATGCAATTGCGGCAGGAATATTCCCAAATACCCAACAAGCAATTAGAGCGATCGCGCTTAGAACAGGAAGTTGCCCTGAAAAAAGCCGTTTATGACCAAATGCAGACCAAGCTTACCGATGCTAGAACGGCTGAGGCAGAAACAGTCAGTAGTTTTAGCATTGCCAAACTTCCCTCTGTGACAGCTGATACTCCCAAACGTAAGAGTGTACCCTTAACTTTAGGAGTGGGTGGTTTCCTGGGATTTTTGGTAGGTGGTGGAGTCATCTTCTTGTTAGGTGCCTTGGAAGGAACTTTCAGAACCAGGGAGGACATTCGCGACAGCCTCAAACAACGGGAAACCTTACTGCTGGGAGAAATACCTTTAATGCCAGTGGATGATTTGCCGCCAGAAGGAATACCTGTTGTGCTGTCTCCAGATTCTCTATATTTAGAGTTTTATGAGAAGTTACGCAGTAATCTGCGACGCATTGGTGGGAAAAACTTGAAGGTAGTTTTAATGACCAGTACCAGTAGCCAGGAAGGTAAAACTACCAGTGCTTACAACCTGGGTGTAGCAGCTGCACGAGCTGGAAAAAGAACTTTAATTATCGAAACAGATTTGCGATCGCCTTCACGTTGTTTATCGTTGAAAGTCAATCCAGATCCGGATGCTACTATAGAACCCCTGCGTTATTATGGCAGCTTGAGTGAATGTATCCGCTTAGTGCCTGATGTGGAAAACTTATACATCATTCCTAGTCCTGGGCCTGTACGTCAATCTGCTGCTATTTTAGAATCCAGTGAAATCCGTCGATTGATGGAAGATGTCAGGGAGCGTTATGACTTAGTGATTTTAGATACTAATCCCCTGAGCTTATCCAATGATCCTTTATTAATTCAACCTTACAGCGATGGTATTGTCTTAGTAGCACGACCCAACTATACCCAAGAAAATATGCTCGGTGAAGCTATTGACCAATTAGTTGAAGATGAACTGGGTTTATTAGGAGTGATTATTAACGGTGCTGATATTACCGTCTCTTTACCTCCATCAGCTGAATCCTTGTCAGATGATGTATCTGGAGCAGAAAACCAGGAAGAATCAGAACAAATTTCAGTCGGCGTGAGTAATAATTAG
- a CDS encoding rhomboid family intramembrane serine protease, whose product MFPLYDENPTRVTPYFTYGLIGMNVLVFLHELSLSTAQLNQFFNQYAVIPQELTTNFSSEWTTLFTSQFLHGGWWHLISNMVFLWVFGNNIEERLGHLKYLLFYLGCGALAALCQWFIGMSSTIPSLGASGAISGVLGAYIIRFPHARVTTLVFLGFFVTTINIPALVLIGIFFLQNVISGLASLQAAANMSVETGGVAYWAHIGGFVFGMILSPLFGLFRRD is encoded by the coding sequence GTGTTTCCCCTTTACGACGAAAACCCGACAAGAGTCACCCCGTATTTTACTTACGGTTTAATTGGGATGAATGTTTTAGTCTTTCTTCACGAATTGAGCTTATCCACTGCCCAATTAAATCAGTTTTTTAATCAGTATGCAGTAATACCCCAAGAGTTAACCACCAATTTCTCTAGTGAGTGGACAACTTTATTTACGTCGCAGTTCTTACATGGTGGCTGGTGGCACTTAATATCTAATATGGTGTTTCTTTGGGTGTTTGGTAACAATATTGAAGAACGTCTAGGACATCTCAAATATTTGTTGTTTTATTTAGGCTGTGGTGCTTTAGCTGCCTTGTGTCAATGGTTTATTGGGATGTCTTCAACTATCCCTTCTTTGGGTGCTAGTGGTGCGATTTCTGGGGTACTAGGTGCGTATATTATTCGTTTTCCCCATGCCAGAGTTACGACTTTGGTTTTCTTAGGTTTTTTTGTCACGACAATCAATATTCCTGCACTGGTATTGATTGGTATTTTCTTTCTTCAGAATGTCATATCTGGCCTTGCTAGCCTACAAGCTGCTGCCAACATGAGTGTAGAAACCGGAGGCGTTGCTTATTGGGCGCATATTGGCGGTTTTGTATTCGGGATGATTCTTAGCCCTTTATTTGGTTTATTTAGACGTGATTAG
- a CDS encoding plasmid replication protein, CyRepA1 family, whose product MYLPDLHPQHLEELVKNSGIDLALTQLNFKSLAGVAAYECLLISEHLPRTNTGMVKTGWLQRYSHTSAGGWWCSGLDPLNHWQPMEWGCFKPNQPRTNQNGKPIKYEHPPSTPTRIFCLRVTLDIWEQVSQRYNIPLPANISINEQGEAVGFWQWVIESQIPVIICEGAKKAATLLTQGYAAIAIPGITSGYRLVKDKFGKVINRQLIPDLSAFTRMKRTLYICFDFETQPKKIAAVSNAIAQLGCLFQEKKCPVKVIQLPGQEKGVDELIVGKGANAFEKIYRQSVDLEIYLAQIKPHTELTIPAALTINRPYLGEIAFPTSGLVGVKSAKGTGKTTALQTVVHQAKTRSQPVLLITHRIQLGRFLCKKIGIKWGLGNSETLPAQNTWLTINPQTSTDTQSLGLCVDSIWRLHPEDWQGAIVILDEVEQSLWHLLNSNTCKHKRVKILKIFQQLISTVLLTGGLVIAQDADLSDISLEYLQGLAGCKLHPWLIVNHWKPQHGWDVTFYDSPNPIPLIQQLELDLLAGRKCYVTTDSRSGRYSCETIESYLKERLAKLRYQFPKTLVINSQTTNTPGHAAVDFVADINQKITEYDHVFVTPSLGTGISIDVQHFDRVYGIFQGVIPDSEARQALARVRDNVPRIVWCAKRGIGLIGSGSTNYRLLSNWYQENQKENLALLSPLHKIDVDLPLVYDPIHLRTWAKISARVNASLRLYRQSMQDGLKTDGHQLWVRSNAIHNNIVRDLRLAFLATDPSDLANRQRLVLEIVKVQKEWTEKRQKGKEIKRQIREIKKQNQLALATNVANAKDIDYLEYEHLSVQHSLTDAERHQIQKYHLRQKYGIKVTPRLKLQDDQGYYSQLLIHYYLTHESEYFHFKDQQEWQQQLCLGEGKVFLPDLKTYTLKVEAMRALGMLQFLEPELKITEDDSKLIQLKDVVSQHSKQIKRVLGIDFIKGKGNATGIKILNRLLNLLGLKLQRVNNIYQIAPETFNDGRQEIFAVWHQRDERILTQMKNIGCEITETTSNWQLQMVGARG is encoded by the coding sequence ATGTATCTACCAGACTTACATCCACAACATCTTGAAGAATTAGTCAAGAATAGTGGTATTGATTTAGCCTTAACACAGCTTAATTTCAAGTCTCTTGCAGGTGTAGCAGCCTATGAGTGTCTCTTGATTTCTGAACATCTACCCCGCACGAACACTGGAATGGTGAAAACTGGCTGGTTACAACGTTACAGTCATACCAGTGCGGGTGGTTGGTGGTGTTCTGGCTTAGATCCCCTAAATCATTGGCAACCGATGGAATGGGGTTGCTTTAAACCCAACCAACCACGCACGAATCAAAACGGCAAACCCATCAAATACGAACATCCCCCCAGCACGCCGACGCGGATTTTCTGTCTGCGTGTGACGCTGGATATCTGGGAGCAAGTTTCCCAACGCTACAATATCCCCCTACCTGCCAACATCAGCATCAACGAACAGGGGGAAGCCGTCGGCTTTTGGCAATGGGTAATAGAGTCTCAAATCCCCGTAATTATTTGCGAGGGAGCGAAAAAAGCTGCCACATTGTTGACACAAGGGTATGCTGCGATCGCTATTCCTGGTATTACTAGCGGTTATCGGTTAGTCAAAGATAAATTTGGTAAAGTTATCAATCGCCAGTTGATCCCTGACTTGTCTGCATTTACGCGGATGAAACGCACCTTGTATATATGTTTTGATTTTGAAACCCAACCCAAAAAAATTGCTGCTGTCAGTAATGCGATCGCTCAACTTGGCTGTTTATTCCAAGAAAAAAAATGTCCTGTAAAAGTCATCCAACTACCAGGGCAAGAAAAAGGCGTTGATGAGTTGATTGTTGGCAAAGGTGCTAACGCCTTTGAAAAGATTTATCGTCAAAGTGTTGATTTAGAAATTTACTTAGCTCAAATTAAACCCCACACCGAGTTAACTATTCCGGCGGCACTCACTATTAATCGTCCCTATTTAGGAGAAATCGCTTTTCCCACTTCTGGGTTAGTAGGAGTAAAATCAGCTAAAGGCACAGGCAAAACCACAGCTCTACAAACTGTTGTACATCAAGCCAAAACTCGCAGCCAACCTGTATTACTAATTACTCACAGAATTCAACTAGGCAGATTTTTATGTAAAAAAATTGGCATTAAATGGGGATTAGGTAATAGTGAAACACTACCAGCCCAGAATACTTGGTTAACCATTAATCCTCAAACGTCAACCGATACCCAATCCTTGGGGTTGTGTGTTGATTCCATCTGGAGACTACATCCAGAAGATTGGCAAGGAGCCATTGTTATTTTAGATGAAGTCGAGCAATCTTTATGGCATCTCCTCAATAGCAATACCTGTAAACACAAACGCGTCAAAATTTTAAAAATATTCCAACAATTAATTTCTACAGTATTATTAACTGGCGGCTTAGTAATTGCCCAAGATGCTGATTTATCTGATATCTCTTTAGAATATCTCCAGGGTTTAGCAGGATGTAAACTTCATCCGTGGTTAATAGTTAATCACTGGAAACCTCAACACGGTTGGGATGTAACTTTTTATGATTCTCCTAATCCCATACCTTTAATTCAACAATTAGAATTAGATTTACTTGCTGGGCGAAAATGCTACGTCACCACAGATAGTCGCTCTGGACGTTATAGCTGTGAAACTATCGAAAGTTATCTCAAGGAACGTTTAGCGAAACTGCGATATCAATTTCCTAAAACTCTTGTTATCAATAGCCAAACTACAAATACACCAGGCCATGCAGCCGTTGATTTTGTCGCAGATATTAATCAAAAAATTACCGAATATGATCATGTATTTGTCACTCCTAGTTTAGGTACAGGTATTAGTATTGATGTCCAACATTTTGATCGAGTATATGGGATTTTCCAAGGAGTTATCCCAGACTCAGAAGCAAGACAAGCATTAGCCAGAGTCCGGGATAATGTTCCGCGTATTGTTTGGTGTGCTAAACGAGGAATTGGTTTAATTGGCAGTGGTAGTACAAATTATCGATTACTGTCAAACTGGTATCAAGAAAATCAAAAAGAGAACCTAGCATTGCTCAGTCCATTACATAAAATAGATGTAGATTTACCCTTAGTTTATGACCCGATTCATTTACGCACTTGGGCTAAAATATCTGCGAGGGTGAATGCTTCCCTTCGTCTTTACAGACAATCAATGCAAGATGGTTTAAAGACTGATGGACACCAACTTTGGGTTAGAAGTAATGCCATTCACAATAATATTGTTCGAGATTTACGGTTAGCATTTTTAGCGACTGATCCTAGTGATTTAGCTAATCGCCAAAGATTAGTTCTAGAAATTGTCAAAGTCCAAAAAGAATGGACAGAAAAGCGGCAAAAAGGGAAAGAAATTAAGCGCCAAATCAGAGAAATTAAAAAACAAAATCAATTGGCGTTAGCTACCAATGTTGCTAACGCCAAAGATATCGATTATTTAGAATATGAGCATTTATCTGTTCAACACTCACTAACTGATGCGGAACGTCACCAAATCCAGAAATATCATCTCAGACAAAAATATGGAATTAAAGTCACTCCCCGTTTGAAATTGCAGGATGATCAAGGATATTATTCACAATTGTTAATTCATTATTATCTTACCCATGAAAGTGAGTATTTTCATTTCAAAGATCAGCAAGAATGGCAGCAGCAATTATGTTTAGGGGAAGGCAAGGTATTTCTGCCAGATTTAAAAACCTATACTCTGAAAGTTGAAGCGATGAGAGCTTTAGGAATGCTGCAATTCCTAGAACCAGAACTAAAAATCACTGAGGATGATAGTAAGTTAATTCAGCTAAAAGATGTGGTTTCTCAACATAGTAAGCAGATTAAAAGAGTTTTAGGAATTGATTTTATCAAAGGTAAAGGTAACGCTACAGGTATAAAAATCCTCAACAGATTATTAAATTTATTAGGATTGAAGTTGCAACGGGTAAATAATATTTATCAAATCGCTCCAGAAACATTTAATGATGGTAGACAAGAAATATTTGCAGTCTGGCATCAACGGGATGAGCGAATATTAACTCAGATGAAAAACATTGGCTGTGAAATAACTGAGACTACCTCCAACTGGCAGTTACAGATGGTAGGGGCTAGAGGCTAA